The Acidobacteriota bacterium genome contains a region encoding:
- a CDS encoding DNA-binding response regulator, whose translation MNKPTVLLADDHMMIAEAFRHLLEPQYHVIATVSDGRALLEAALELKPDVVVVDVGMPLLNGLSAGQQLKQRMRRTKLVYVTMNEDPDVAAEALRTGASAYLLKSSAASELLKSIHEVLRGGTYVTPKIKALIEDSFIRSNKPKTAEKKLTPRQVEVLQLLAEGKTMKEVGSVLSLTARTVAFHKYRIMDVLNFRSNAELVQFALRNNILSNDPLSVSKLAVRPAASDRAGSERRSA comes from the coding sequence ATGAATAAACCGACTGTGTTGCTCGCGGACGATCATATGATGATCGCCGAAGCATTTCGACATCTGCTTGAGCCCCAATACCATGTTATCGCCACCGTAAGCGATGGCCGCGCTTTACTGGAAGCCGCATTGGAGTTGAAGCCAGATGTGGTTGTCGTCGACGTCGGCATGCCGTTGTTAAATGGCTTGTCTGCGGGCCAGCAACTCAAACAGAGGATGCGAAGAACAAAACTCGTGTACGTAACTATGAACGAAGATCCTGACGTCGCAGCTGAGGCACTTCGTACAGGCGCATCGGCTTATCTGTTGAAAAGTTCAGCAGCTTCAGAATTGCTAAAAAGCATTCATGAGGTTTTGCGAGGCGGGACTTACGTCACGCCTAAGATTAAAGCGCTCATCGAAGACTCATTCATCCGTTCCAATAAACCCAAAACGGCTGAGAAGAAATTGACTCCGCGTCAGGTCGAAGTCCTGCAGCTGTTAGCTGAGGGAAAGACTATGAAGGAAGTCGGTTCGGTCTTGTCTCTTACAGCGCGCACCGTTGCATTTCACAAGTACCGCATCATGGACGTGCTGAATTTCAGAAGTAACGCTGAGTTGGTGCAGTTCGCTCTCAGGAACAATATTCTCTCTAATGATCCATTATCTGTGAGCAAATTGGCTGTGCGACCTGCGGCTTCCGACCGGGCAGGATCCGAACGAAGAAGCGCCTAG
- a CDS encoding DNA-binding response regulator, translating to MTTNAAKAAPAPARPRVLLADDHTLVAEACKNLLEAEFEVVGIVADGRALLRANAVLKPDVIVSDIAMQSLNGLDAGEQAKLANPEVKLVYVTMIPDPELAAEAFRRGASAYLLKTSAIPELIIAVKEALNGRLYISPQVTKDALSEFLRSHKRDYGSKSLTPRQREVLQLLAEGRSMKEAASVLNLTTRTVAFHKYRIMATLRLNTNSELIQYAIRHFIIPG from the coding sequence ATGACCACAAACGCCGCGAAGGCCGCGCCCGCCCCAGCGCGGCCTCGCGTACTGCTCGCCGACGATCACACGCTCGTGGCAGAAGCCTGCAAAAATCTCTTGGAAGCTGAGTTCGAAGTTGTGGGAATTGTCGCCGATGGGCGGGCGCTGCTTCGCGCTAATGCAGTGCTGAAACCCGATGTAATCGTTAGCGACATTGCCATGCAGTCTCTAAATGGTCTCGATGCCGGGGAGCAAGCCAAGCTGGCAAACCCCGAAGTGAAGCTTGTATACGTGACAATGATCCCTGATCCGGAGCTTGCGGCTGAGGCTTTTCGCCGTGGAGCCTCTGCTTATCTCCTCAAAACCTCAGCCATCCCCGAATTGATCATCGCGGTCAAAGAGGCTTTGAACGGTCGCCTATACATTTCCCCTCAGGTCACGAAAGATGCGCTATCGGAATTTTTAAGAAGCCACAAACGTGATTACGGAAGCAAATCTCTCACCCCGCGGCAGCGCGAAGTGTTGCAGCTTCTCGCCGAAGGTCGTTCGATGAAAGAAGCGGCCAGCGTATTAAATCTCACAACGCGCACGGTCGCGTTCCACAAATACAGGATCATGGCGACTCTCCGCCTCAACACAAATTCAGAGCTCATACAGTACGCAATTCGGCACTTTATCATTCCCGGATAA
- a CDS encoding DUF3300 domain-containing protein: MTLVCVMLMVPGDTSLRAQENGQEQAKISNEQLDSLVAPIALYPDPLLAQTLACSTYPLEIIQLQQWLGKNKNLKDKALVDAVQKQDWDASVQAMAAFPDLVKQLSENIKWTTDLGNAFLAQQSDVMDAVQRMRVKAKDNGNLKSNEQQKVETKVIESKSVVVIQPSSPEVVYVPSYNPTVVYGTPAYPYPPIAYPPPGYYAAGMAISFGVGMAMGAAWGGCCGWNAGWGGNNNVYVNRSNNFVNNSNRNYNRQSVNRGNGNTWQHNPQHRGGAPYSNGQVASRYNGTTRGSSAATRQANARQNVQRSSGRTQAGTVDRGAQNSFRGGGDRGASAGTMDRGSRSGGSGGDRVGNRSVSPSSGSRASGAFGGSGGGMSGSSARASSQRGASSFGGGSRSGGGGSRGGGGRRR, encoded by the coding sequence ATGACCTTAGTCTGCGTAATGTTAATGGTCCCGGGAGACACCTCGCTACGCGCCCAGGAGAACGGGCAGGAACAAGCTAAGATCTCAAATGAACAACTTGATTCTTTAGTTGCTCCTATCGCTCTCTATCCTGATCCACTGCTGGCTCAGACTCTGGCGTGCTCTACTTATCCGCTCGAAATCATTCAACTTCAACAGTGGTTGGGAAAAAACAAGAATCTTAAAGACAAAGCTCTCGTTGATGCGGTGCAAAAACAAGATTGGGATGCGAGCGTTCAGGCCATGGCGGCGTTTCCCGATCTAGTCAAACAGCTTTCTGAAAATATCAAGTGGACCACCGACTTGGGCAATGCGTTTCTGGCACAACAAAGCGACGTTATGGACGCAGTTCAACGAATGCGCGTAAAAGCCAAAGATAACGGCAATCTAAAGTCCAACGAGCAGCAAAAGGTAGAGACGAAGGTTATCGAGAGTAAAAGTGTTGTCGTAATACAGCCATCTTCTCCCGAAGTAGTCTACGTGCCTAGCTACAATCCCACGGTTGTTTATGGCACACCTGCATATCCGTATCCTCCAATCGCGTATCCACCTCCGGGGTACTACGCAGCGGGAATGGCGATTTCATTCGGTGTTGGTATGGCGATGGGAGCAGCTTGGGGAGGCTGTTGCGGCTGGAATGCTGGATGGGGAGGGAACAACAACGTTTATGTCAATCGCAGCAATAACTTCGTAAACAACTCCAATCGCAATTACAACCGGCAGAGCGTTAATCGGGGGAATGGCAATACATGGCAGCACAACCCGCAACATCGCGGGGGTGCTCCGTACTCGAACGGCCAAGTTGCTTCAAGATATAACGGCACTACTCGAGGATCTTCTGCAGCGACTCGTCAAGCAAACGCACGCCAGAATGTTCAACGGTCAAGTGGTCGTACGCAGGCCGGCACTGTGGACCGTGGCGCCCAGAACAGTTTCAGAGGTGGCGGTGACCGGGGTGCGTCGGCGGGGACCATGGACCGCGGAAGCAGAAGCGGTGGTTCGGGTGGTGATCGCGTCGGTAATCGAAGTGTTTCTCCCTCTTCGGGCTCTCGCGCGTCGGGTGCCTTCGGAGGCTCGGGGGGAGGCATGAGCGGTAGTTCGGCACGGGCCAGCAGCCAGCGCGGCGCTTCTAGCTTCGGCGGTGGAAGTAGAAGTGGAGGCGGTGGCAGCAGAGGCGGCGGTGGTCGGAGAAGGTAA
- a CDS encoding DUF2950 domain-containing protein, with the protein MKMKMSNVVTYRLLICSLFCLGAATLCAKPQEQATGPIQQKSFATPQVAVDALIQAAASYDVPALLAIFGPDGEDLVSSADPVRDKNAASAFAAKAKEKNVVTIDKKNRNQATLLLGNDAWPLPIPLAKKNGAWYFDAKEGHDEVLRRRVGANELDAIQVCHGYVEAQHQYAAQAHDDINQYAQKIISSPGKQDGLYWKNEDGSSGGPIGEAVARAIQEGYTSKGPYHGYYFKILKGQGPAAPLSRLDYVIQGVMIGGFALVAVPAEYRVTGVQTFIVNQDGTIYQKDMGPDSLQIAKQMDLYDPDKSWRPTDDQWPKSATGTQVAKTTN; encoded by the coding sequence ATGAAAATGAAAATGTCGAATGTCGTCACATACAGGCTCCTAATATGTTCACTGTTTTGCCTAGGCGCTGCAACGCTGTGCGCTAAACCTCAAGAACAAGCTACCGGGCCCATTCAGCAGAAGTCGTTTGCTACGCCTCAGGTTGCCGTGGACGCTCTCATCCAAGCGGCAGCATCGTATGACGTACCCGCGTTGCTGGCAATTTTCGGTCCCGATGGGGAGGACCTTGTTTCTTCCGCCGATCCCGTTCGCGATAAGAATGCTGCGAGCGCATTTGCTGCCAAGGCAAAAGAAAAGAATGTGGTGACCATCGACAAGAAAAACCGAAATCAGGCCACTCTTTTACTCGGTAATGACGCTTGGCCGTTGCCGATCCCTCTAGCCAAGAAGAATGGAGCGTGGTACTTCGATGCCAAGGAAGGCCATGATGAGGTCCTTCGCAGGCGTGTTGGCGCAAACGAGTTGGACGCAATCCAAGTCTGTCACGGTTACGTCGAGGCTCAACATCAATACGCTGCTCAGGCCCACGATGACATCAATCAGTACGCCCAGAAGATCATCAGCTCTCCAGGTAAACAGGATGGCCTGTACTGGAAAAACGAAGACGGCAGCTCCGGAGGCCCGATCGGTGAGGCAGTAGCGCGCGCAATCCAGGAGGGGTACACCTCCAAGGGCCCATACCACGGTTACTACTTCAAGATTCTTAAGGGACAAGGCCCAGCAGCACCACTAAGTCGGCTCGACTATGTTATTCAAGGAGTAATGATCGGTGGATTCGCATTGGTTGCCGTGCCGGCTGAATACCGAGTGACGGGCGTGCAGACATTCATAGTCAATCAAGATGGCACGATATATCAAAAGGACATGGGTCCTGATTCGCTTCAAATCGCCAAGCAGATGGATTTATATGATCCCGATAAGTCGTGGCGACCAACCGACGATCAATGGCCGAAGTCTGCGACGGGAACTCAAGTAGCTAAAACAACGAATTAA
- the ppk2 gene encoding polyphosphate kinase 2 — protein MNLDYALSSAVIPLKDRSNGHKHDHQTAKLKRTKYEQELHKLQTKLVEMQDWVKSTGAKVVVVFEGRDAAGKGGVIHRIMERVSPRVFRHVALPAPTERERSQLYAQRYIKEMPAAGEVVLFDRSWYNRVLVEHVMGFCTDKQYDDFLRMCPPFEALLKNNSIIVIKYWFEVSEREQHKRFLRRIEDPMRQWKLSPMDLESHRRWYDYSRARDGMFAATDTPESPWYVVQSDNKRRSRLNCINHLLTMVPWKQIPHAKVTLPKRQKPNGYEPLDWPYRFISERY, from the coding sequence ATGAATCTCGACTATGCGCTGTCCTCTGCAGTTATACCCCTCAAAGATCGAAGCAATGGTCACAAGCATGACCACCAGACGGCTAAGTTAAAAAGAACCAAGTACGAGCAGGAGCTCCACAAGCTTCAAACCAAACTGGTCGAGATGCAGGACTGGGTAAAGTCCACTGGCGCTAAGGTTGTAGTAGTTTTCGAAGGCCGTGATGCCGCCGGCAAAGGCGGAGTGATTCATCGCATCATGGAGCGCGTTAGCCCACGCGTCTTCCGACATGTCGCGCTGCCTGCGCCAACTGAACGCGAGAGGTCGCAGCTGTATGCGCAGCGATACATCAAAGAGATGCCGGCCGCCGGCGAGGTTGTCCTCTTCGACCGCAGCTGGTACAACCGCGTTCTGGTAGAGCACGTGATGGGGTTTTGCACCGACAAGCAATACGATGACTTTTTAAGAATGTGCCCACCCTTTGAAGCCCTTCTCAAAAACAACAGCATCATAGTCATCAAATATTGGTTTGAGGTCAGCGAAAGAGAGCAGCACAAAAGGTTCCTCAGGCGAATCGAAGATCCAATGAGGCAGTGGAAACTCAGTCCGATGGATCTTGAGTCACATCGTCGCTGGTACGACTACTCGCGTGCTCGGGATGGGATGTTTGCGGCGACTGACACGCCGGAGTCGCCCTGGTACGTTGTGCAAAGCGACAATAAGCGGCGTTCTCGACTGAATTGCATCAATCACCTCCTTACTATGGTGCCGTGGAAGCAAATTCCGCATGCCAAGGTCACACTTCCAAAGCGGCAAAAGCCAAACGGGTATGAACCGCTCGATTGGCCTTATCGTTTTATATCCGAGAGATACTAA
- a CDS encoding glucosidase: protein MNPIQKIPIEYTETTEQKRLNHARENGVPWKKWGPYLSERQWGTVREDYSNDGNAWDYLTHDQARSRAYRWGEDGIAGISDDKQQLCFAVALWNGRDPILKERLFGLSNSEGNHGEDVKEYYFYLDSTPTHSYMKYLYKYPQQEFPYRDLVETNRRRSREELEYELLDTGIFDDDRYFDVFVEYAKESPEDLAIRISVHNRGPEDADIYVVPTLWFRNTWSWEEGTNRPSLRQLNGGGKIFAAHAQLGDRVLHCEGNPELLFTENESNAVRLWGGSNASPYVKDGFHEYLISGKREAVNPGKFGTKAAAVYALRVPKGESEVVRLRLSAKVGLDAISRVDQIFAARIADANEFYDRITPRSLSKEERLIHRQALAGMMWSKQYYHFDLDRWLAEHEAHPLMGENHRNVRNRDWFHMLNSDIISMPDKWEYPWYAAWDLAFHTLALSMVDFDFAKEQMLLMLRTLYSHPNGQLPAYEWNFSDVNPPVHAWATLFLFNIEKDLGRADVRFLERSFQGLMLNFNWWINRKDPEGKNVFAGGFLGLDNIGVFDRSAPLPSGGHLDQADGTAWMAFYCQNMLEIALILMDHDPMYEDVAFRFLEHFLWITYAMDRIGASHDEMWDTTEGFFYDVLHLPNGESMRLKVRSMVGLLPLCASTVLEPSGALARHPRLVELIDIFKKRHPELLKHVAPADDKFVGYADRRLIAVCNKQKMERVLSYLLDENEFFGPYGIRSLSRYHEKNPFVFHLNGHEYKVGYLPAESNNGMFGGNSNWRGPVWMPVNALLIRALLNLYQFYGEDFKVECPTGSGTYMTLFEVAHEIIHRLSNIFLPDASGKRPLYGGTKKFQEDPYWKDYILFYEYFHGDNGAGLGASHQTGWTGIIARMLDVSARLSAADWLHTSKGELSARLTRELVAG from the coding sequence ATGAACCCGATACAAAAAATACCGATTGAATACACGGAAACAACGGAGCAAAAGCGGCTCAACCATGCACGTGAGAACGGGGTGCCCTGGAAAAAGTGGGGACCTTACCTCAGCGAGCGCCAGTGGGGCACGGTGCGTGAGGACTACAGTAACGACGGCAATGCCTGGGACTACCTCACTCATGATCAGGCGCGTTCTCGCGCATATCGGTGGGGAGAAGATGGAATTGCCGGGATCTCAGACGATAAACAACAACTGTGCTTTGCCGTTGCTCTTTGGAATGGACGCGATCCCATTCTGAAAGAACGCTTGTTCGGCTTGTCTAACAGTGAAGGTAATCACGGCGAGGACGTTAAGGAATACTATTTTTATCTCGACAGCACGCCAACGCACTCTTATATGAAGTACCTCTATAAGTATCCGCAGCAGGAATTTCCTTACCGCGACTTAGTCGAAACGAATCGTCGCCGATCTCGCGAAGAGTTGGAATACGAACTGCTGGACACAGGTATCTTTGATGACGATCGTTACTTTGATGTTTTCGTTGAATACGCGAAAGAGAGTCCCGAGGATTTGGCTATCCGTATTTCGGTGCACAACCGGGGACCGGAAGATGCAGATATCTACGTAGTTCCGACGCTCTGGTTTCGCAATACCTGGTCATGGGAGGAGGGTACCAATAGACCTTCGCTGCGCCAACTGAATGGCGGAGGAAAGATTTTTGCGGCGCATGCCCAGCTTGGCGATCGAGTCCTACACTGTGAGGGAAACCCTGAGCTGCTGTTTACAGAAAATGAATCCAACGCCGTACGGTTGTGGGGCGGATCAAATGCGTCACCGTATGTCAAAGACGGATTTCATGAGTACTTGATCTCCGGTAAGAGAGAAGCGGTAAATCCGGGCAAGTTCGGCACGAAAGCGGCGGCAGTGTACGCTCTTCGCGTACCAAAAGGGGAAAGTGAGGTCGTCCGGCTAAGGTTGAGCGCTAAGGTAGGTCTCGACGCCATTAGCAGAGTTGATCAGATCTTCGCGGCGCGCATCGCCGATGCGAATGAATTCTACGATCGAATCACCCCACGTTCCTTGAGCAAGGAGGAACGCCTCATCCATCGCCAGGCTTTGGCTGGAATGATGTGGAGTAAGCAGTACTACCACTTTGATCTCGATAGATGGCTAGCCGAACACGAAGCCCATCCCTTAATGGGAGAAAATCATCGCAACGTCCGGAACCGCGACTGGTTCCACATGTTGAACAGCGACATTATCTCTATGCCCGACAAGTGGGAGTATCCGTGGTATGCGGCATGGGATCTCGCCTTTCACACGCTTGCGCTCTCAATGGTAGATTTCGACTTCGCAAAGGAGCAGATGCTGTTGATGTTGCGCACGCTTTATTCGCACCCCAACGGGCAGCTTCCCGCTTACGAGTGGAACTTCAGCGACGTGAATCCTCCGGTACATGCCTGGGCAACATTGTTCCTTTTTAACATCGAAAAGGACCTCGGCCGGGCAGACGTACGCTTCCTGGAACGCTCGTTCCAGGGTCTGATGCTGAATTTCAATTGGTGGATCAACCGAAAAGATCCAGAGGGCAAAAACGTCTTTGCCGGAGGGTTCCTGGGATTGGATAATATCGGAGTCTTCGACCGCAGTGCTCCACTGCCGTCAGGCGGGCACCTCGATCAGGCGGACGGCACCGCATGGATGGCGTTTTATTGTCAGAACATGTTGGAAATCGCGCTCATCCTGATGGATCACGACCCGATGTACGAGGATGTTGCTTTCAGATTTCTGGAGCACTTCCTCTGGATTACATATGCCATGGATCGAATTGGAGCGAGCCATGACGAGATGTGGGACACCACCGAGGGCTTCTTTTACGACGTGCTTCACCTGCCGAATGGGGAATCCATGCGGCTCAAGGTCCGGTCCATGGTCGGATTGCTTCCCCTATGCGCTTCCACGGTGCTCGAACCAAGCGGAGCACTGGCGCGCCATCCACGGTTGGTTGAACTGATTGACATCTTCAAGAAGCGCCATCCCGAACTGCTCAAACATGTTGCCCCTGCCGATGATAAGTTTGTGGGATACGCGGACCGCCGGTTAATTGCGGTCTGCAACAAGCAAAAGATGGAACGCGTTCTGTCGTACCTTCTCGACGAAAACGAGTTCTTCGGTCCGTATGGCATCCGCTCGCTCTCGCGCTACCACGAGAAGAATCCGTTCGTGTTTCATCTAAATGGGCATGAGTACAAGGTCGGATACCTGCCTGCGGAATCGAACAACGGCATGTTCGGCGGCAACTCCAATTGGCGCGGGCCGGTATGGATGCCGGTAAATGCCCTACTGATCCGAGCGCTGCTAAATCTGTATCAATTCTACGGCGAGGACTTCAAAGTTGAGTGCCCTACCGGGTCCGGAACATACATGACGTTATTTGAGGTTGCTCACGAGATCATACACCGACTCTCAAATATCTTTCTTCCTGATGCCAGCGGTAAACGTCCTCTCTATGGCGGCACAAAGAAGTTTCAAGAGGACCCATACTGGAAGGATTACATACTGTTCTACGAGTACTTTCACGGGGATAATGGCGCGGGCCTTGGCGCCAGTCATCAAACCGGCTGGACGGGGATTATAGCTCGGATGCTCGATGTGTCCGCTCGGCTAAGTGCCGCCGATTGGCTCCATACCTCCAAGGGCGAACTGAGCGCTCGGCTGACACGCGAACTGGTTGCAGGATAA
- a CDS encoding histidine kinase, which produces MNTSVRNDCRTVERKAALAIGSDPQLSEVLTRVLPEWEVKRAADNMAALAAIAARPFAVVVTGEETPGLADLELLRKIRVVRPHTRLIVLTTERTSSDVIACMREYAFSYFSKPFSATSLETMLRRAAEDACWDDGIEVLEAIPEWIRIAARCDLGTADRLLQFLHEITDLPEDESHQLGTAFREILLNAMEYGGTFDPTQYVEISYVRARHMVLCRVKDPGDGFSLEELQHAAITNPPDDPLRHTIVREAQGLRGGGFGVLMARSLVDDLIYSEKGNEVLLVKYLEPTQLSA; this is translated from the coding sequence ATGAACACCTCCGTGCGGAATGATTGCCGAACTGTTGAAAGGAAAGCTGCGCTGGCGATTGGGTCGGATCCGCAATTGTCCGAGGTGCTAACCCGCGTCTTGCCGGAATGGGAAGTAAAGCGGGCGGCAGACAACATGGCGGCTCTCGCAGCGATCGCGGCTCGCCCCTTCGCGGTTGTGGTCACCGGGGAGGAGACACCTGGTCTCGCAGATTTGGAACTGCTGCGAAAGATAAGAGTTGTGCGTCCACACACGCGACTTATAGTCCTCACGACTGAGAGAACGTCGTCCGATGTAATCGCCTGCATGCGCGAATATGCGTTCAGCTATTTTTCTAAGCCTTTTTCAGCAACGTCGTTGGAAACGATGTTGCGCCGAGCTGCTGAAGACGCGTGCTGGGACGACGGCATAGAGGTCCTGGAAGCAATCCCAGAGTGGATCCGGATTGCAGCGCGATGCGACTTGGGCACTGCAGATCGGCTCCTGCAATTTCTGCACGAAATCACCGACTTACCCGAGGACGAAAGTCATCAACTCGGGACAGCATTTCGCGAAATATTGCTTAATGCCATGGAGTATGGGGGAACATTCGATCCTACTCAGTATGTTGAGATCTCATACGTTCGCGCGCGGCACATGGTCTTGTGTCGGGTTAAAGATCCCGGAGACGGGTTTTCTCTTGAGGAACTTCAGCATGCTGCCATAACGAATCCGCCTGACGATCCGCTCCGCCACACTATCGTCCGCGAAGCCCAGGGTCTTCGCGGTGGCGGCTTCGGCGTGTTAATGGCCAGAAGCCTCGTTGACGACCTCATTTACAGCGAAAAGGGAAACGAGGTTCTTCTCGTCAAGTACTTGGAACCTACTCAGCTGTCAGCTTGA
- a CDS encoding copper resistance protein: protein MKIDLMQLRRLIMAAALIAMVPVREASAHAILFEATPTRNSIVNGSSVAVKLRFNVRIDPGRSRLALVYPGGSLHALQVKQQQPADVVAADVSDLGPGHYDLKWQVLASDGHMTQGDIPFAVK from the coding sequence ATGAAGATAGACTTGATGCAACTCCGTCGACTAATTATGGCTGCTGCTCTCATTGCGATGGTACCTGTTCGCGAAGCATCCGCCCATGCAATTCTCTTTGAGGCTACTCCCACCCGTAACTCGATAGTAAATGGCAGCTCAGTAGCGGTAAAGCTCCGCTTCAACGTTCGGATTGATCCCGGCCGCTCGCGACTGGCTCTTGTTTATCCGGGCGGTTCACTGCATGCCTTGCAAGTCAAGCAACAACAGCCCGCCGACGTGGTTGCTGCCGATGTCTCCGATTTGGGACCCGGTCATTACGATTTGAAGTGGCAGGTACTTGCTTCTGATGGCCACATGACTCAGGGCGACATCCCATTCGCGGTGAAATGA
- a CDS encoding copper resistance protein, which yields MWSVDRLAGVYAYLAVVLRAAILVFQSLILGGVIFIWSALRSPSESVWSPEIDAARTKCLRLLRISGLLLVAAHALCLLVNCSILIQSAGLSIPDIIGANFVLAAFIAMCSGLLIVQAAVISRRRMWPPLVLAVLILGSSVMTNHAAARIDSRASLIVFTTLHLLAAGAWIGGLPYVRMAVSAAPDGIAFIFAKRFSYIATLSVSVLALSGVAASLKYVDSATAIYGTSYGVMLGAKACLFAALLALGAMNHRGIRNLSPVKLAPRLKRCVEAEIVIGITAFLAAASLTSQPPAVDLKADRVSLSAIFQRARPTWPRLRTPELRDISPATRHLSEKTAAADHIADVGIARSDVAAPNTASDIAWSEYNHNWVGLMLLVIGLFAFLSRTGRVPIAHHWPLIFLALGVFIFIRADPENWPLGPNRFWESFDQVEVLQHRAAALMVVAFAAFEWRVQRNRTRSLLPSLVFPAVCVIGGALLLTHTHAFANSKDQVLAELSHTPLAILGVLAGCMRWLELRLPRPDSRIPGQMWPLCFMLIGALLLTYKEG from the coding sequence ATGTGGAGTGTCGACCGGCTGGCGGGCGTGTACGCGTATCTGGCCGTCGTTCTGCGCGCTGCTATTCTCGTATTCCAATCCCTGATTCTTGGTGGAGTCATCTTCATTTGGTCGGCTCTGAGGAGTCCATCGGAATCCGTCTGGTCTCCAGAAATTGACGCTGCACGCACTAAGTGTCTTCGTCTGCTGCGCATCTCGGGCTTACTCCTCGTAGCGGCACATGCATTGTGCTTACTTGTCAATTGCAGTATTTTGATTCAATCCGCAGGTCTGTCGATTCCTGACATCATCGGCGCAAACTTCGTACTTGCTGCGTTCATTGCTATGTGTTCGGGGTTGCTGATTGTTCAGGCGGCAGTCATTTCGCGGCGCAGAATGTGGCCACCTTTGGTCCTTGCTGTTCTCATACTCGGCTCGAGTGTGATGACCAATCATGCTGCTGCGCGCATAGATAGCCGGGCTTCACTAATAGTCTTCACCACGCTGCATCTGCTCGCTGCAGGAGCGTGGATAGGAGGGCTGCCTTACGTGCGCATGGCAGTCTCGGCGGCGCCGGATGGGATCGCCTTCATCTTCGCCAAACGATTCTCGTATATTGCGACGTTGAGTGTATCGGTGCTCGCCCTAAGTGGAGTTGCAGCCTCGTTGAAATACGTCGACAGTGCGACTGCGATATATGGAACCTCCTATGGCGTGATGCTTGGAGCCAAGGCATGTCTTTTTGCCGCGCTGTTAGCGTTGGGAGCGATGAACCACAGGGGAATCAGAAACCTGTCTCCGGTGAAGCTCGCACCGCGGCTGAAGCGCTGCGTAGAAGCGGAAATTGTGATCGGTATCACTGCTTTCTTAGCGGCTGCATCTTTGACATCACAACCGCCTGCTGTAGATCTCAAAGCTGATCGCGTAAGCCTGAGCGCAATCTTCCAGCGCGCGCGACCAACATGGCCCAGGCTCAGGACTCCGGAGCTGAGAGATATCTCTCCTGCGACACGGCACCTATCAGAAAAAACAGCGGCGGCGGACCACATCGCCGATGTTGGCATAGCGCGTTCTGATGTCGCGGCTCCGAACACTGCTTCGGACATCGCCTGGTCAGAGTACAACCACAATTGGGTTGGTCTAATGCTCCTCGTGATCGGCTTATTTGCTTTTCTCTCACGGACAGGCAGAGTGCCGATTGCCCACCACTGGCCTCTCATCTTTCTCGCTCTTGGAGTCTTCATATTCATAAGAGCCGATCCCGAAAACTGGCCGCTGGGACCAAACCGCTTCTGGGAGAGCTTTGATCAAGTTGAGGTTCTACAGCATCGCGCGGCAGCCTTGATGGTGGTTGCATTTGCGGCATTTGAATGGCGGGTGCAGCGCAACAGAACGCGTTCACTCCTTCCGTCACTAGTGTTTCCGGCAGTGTGCGTCATTGGAGGGGCGCTACTCCTTACACACACTCATGCCTTTGCAAACTCGAAAGATCAGGTATTGGCCGAATTGAGCCACACCCCATTAGCGATCCTGGGCGTTCTCGCAGGCTGCATGCGGTGGCTCGAGCTGCGTCTCCCCCGGCCGGACTCAAGGATTCCCGGTCAGATGTGGCCACTCTGTTTCATGCTGATCGGGGCGCTGTTGTTGACTTACAAGGAAGGCTAA